A DNA window from Undibacterium sp. YM2 contains the following coding sequences:
- the iscA gene encoding iron-sulfur cluster assembly protein IscA: protein MAITLTEKAAKHVTRYMERRGKGIGLRFGVRTTGCSGMAYKLEYVDEVGNDDQIFESHGVKVFVDPKSLPYIDGTELDFAREGLNEGFKFYNPNVKDECGCGESFRI from the coding sequence ATGGCTATCACACTCACAGAAAAAGCGGCAAAACATGTGACCCGTTATATGGAACGTCGCGGCAAAGGCATAGGCCTGCGCTTTGGGGTACGTACAACCGGCTGCTCAGGCATGGCTTACAAGCTTGAGTATGTGGATGAAGTCGGCAACGACGACCAGATTTTTGAGTCGCACGGTGTCAAGGTGTTTGTTGACCCTAAAAGCCTGCCTTATATTGATGGCACTGAGCTTGATTTTGCCCGCGAAGGCTTGAACGAAGGCTTTAAATTCTACAACCCCAACGTCAAGGACGAATGTGGTTGTGGCGAAAGTTTCAGGATTTAA
- the hscB gene encoding Fe-S protein assembly co-chaperone HscB, with translation MQNHFELFQLPQQFALDQGQLDAAYREVQNQVHPDKFVQASEAEKRVAMQWATRANEAYQTLKKPLQRARYLCELQGVDLQTESNTSMPGAFLMQQMEWRESFDDARQDNNEAALLRLERELNSALRTQLHAVGNSIDLGNFEEAAQQIRTCMFLEKFIADIAALEE, from the coding sequence ATGCAGAATCATTTTGAGCTGTTCCAGTTGCCACAGCAGTTTGCACTTGATCAGGGACAACTGGATGCAGCTTACCGTGAGGTGCAGAATCAGGTGCACCCGGATAAGTTTGTGCAGGCCAGCGAAGCTGAAAAACGCGTCGCCATGCAATGGGCAACCAGGGCCAACGAGGCTTATCAAACACTGAAAAAGCCGCTGCAACGCGCACGCTATCTATGTGAATTGCAGGGTGTGGATCTACAGACAGAATCCAATACCTCCATGCCTGGTGCATTTTTGATGCAACAGATGGAGTGGCGCGAATCCTTTGATGACGCACGCCAGGACAATAATGAAGCTGCCTTGCTACGCCTGGAGCGTGAACTGAACAGTGCCCTAAGAACGCAATTGCATGCGGTTGGCAACTCGATAGACCTGGGTAACTTTGAAGAAGCTGCGCAGCAAATCCGCACCTGCATGTTCCTGGAAAAATTCATTGCCGATATCGCTGCACTCGAAGAGTAA
- the hscA gene encoding Fe-S protein assembly chaperone HscA — translation MALLQISEPGMSTAPHQHRLAVGIDLGTTNSLVATVRNSIPEVLNDEEGRPLLPSVVRYLPNGHAHIGFKAQAEQSNDPRNTIASVKRFMGRGLKDIAYAENLPYDFHDEPGMVQIKTVAGIKSPVEVSAQILATLRQQAEDALGDDLVGAVITVPAYFDDAQRQATKDAAKLAGLNVLRLLNEPTAAAIAYGLDNASEGIYAVYDLGGGTFDISILKMSKGVFEVLATGGDSALGGDDFDHRLFCWILQESKLAPLSDEDTSALMVKAREAKEILSTKPSTYIDAKLNSGESVHLQISAAAFAEMTQNLVVKTTTPCRKALRDAGLTVDDIDGVVLVGGATRMPHVRKAVGEFFQTTPLANIDPDKVVALGAAIQANLLAGNRAPGDDWLLLDVIPLSLGVETMGGLAEKVIPRNSTIPCARAQEFTTFKDGQTAMAIHVVQGERELVSECRSLARFELRGIPPMAAGAARIRITYQVDADGLLSVSARELRSGVEAAITVKPSYGLADDEITRMLQDSFTSADADMQERALREEIVEAERILLATQSALNGDAHLLNDAEQGQIRELMNEVSKLKNGKDHQLLHAAISALADGTEEFAARRMDQSVRSALAGKKLDEIA, via the coding sequence ATGGCATTACTGCAAATTTCTGAACCTGGCATGTCCACAGCTCCACACCAGCACAGGTTGGCAGTAGGCATAGATCTGGGTACCACAAATTCCCTGGTTGCAACCGTACGCAATAGTATCCCTGAAGTATTGAATGATGAAGAAGGTCGTCCGCTGCTGCCTTCTGTTGTACGCTATCTGCCGAATGGTCATGCGCATATAGGCTTCAAGGCCCAGGCCGAGCAAAGCAATGATCCACGGAATACGATAGCCTCAGTTAAACGCTTCATGGGCCGTGGCTTGAAAGACATCGCCTATGCTGAAAACCTGCCGTATGATTTTCATGATGAACCTGGCATGGTACAAATCAAGACCGTGGCTGGCATCAAGAGTCCTGTTGAAGTGTCCGCACAAATTCTGGCCACTTTACGCCAGCAGGCGGAAGACGCACTGGGCGATGACCTGGTTGGCGCCGTCATTACCGTCCCCGCGTATTTTGATGATGCGCAAAGACAGGCAACCAAAGACGCCGCCAAACTGGCTGGACTGAATGTCTTGCGCCTGCTAAATGAACCTACTGCAGCAGCAATCGCCTACGGCCTCGACAATGCATCTGAAGGCATTTATGCCGTCTATGATCTGGGTGGCGGCACCTTCGACATCTCCATCCTGAAAATGAGCAAGGGTGTCTTTGAAGTCCTGGCTACTGGTGGTGATTCTGCCCTTGGTGGCGACGATTTTGATCACCGCCTGTTTTGCTGGATTTTGCAAGAATCCAAACTGGCACCACTGTCAGACGAAGACACCAGCGCCCTGATGGTCAAGGCACGCGAAGCCAAGGAAATCCTGTCAACCAAACCCAGCACCTATATCGACGCCAAACTCAATTCCGGTGAGTCTGTCCATTTACAAATCAGTGCAGCAGCATTTGCCGAAATGACGCAAAACCTGGTGGTAAAAACCACGACGCCTTGCCGCAAAGCCTTGCGCGATGCTGGCCTCACTGTAGATGATATCGATGGCGTGGTACTGGTAGGTGGCGCTACGCGCATGCCGCATGTACGCAAGGCTGTTGGTGAATTCTTCCAGACTACGCCACTCGCCAATATTGACCCCGACAAAGTGGTAGCTCTGGGTGCAGCGATACAGGCCAATCTGCTGGCGGGCAATCGCGCTCCTGGCGATGACTGGCTGCTGCTGGATGTCATCCCGCTGTCGCTGGGCGTGGAAACCATGGGCGGTCTGGCTGAAAAAGTCATTCCGCGTAATTCCACTATCCCTTGCGCACGCGCGCAAGAATTTACTACCTTCAAGGATGGACAAACTGCCATGGCGATTCATGTCGTGCAGGGCGAACGCGAACTGGTGAGCGAATGCCGCTCGCTGGCACGCTTTGAATTGCGCGGCATCCCTCCCATGGCTGCCGGTGCTGCACGTATACGTATCACTTATCAGGTAGATGCCGATGGACTGTTGTCGGTATCTGCACGCGAACTGCGCTCTGGCGTAGAAGCGGCTATCACGGTCAAACCATCTTATGGTCTGGCCGACGACGAAATAACACGTATGCTGCAAGACTCATTCACCTCGGCAGATGCCGATATGCAGGAACGTGCCTTGCGCGAAGAAATCGTCGAAGCTGAACGCATTTTGCTGGCGACCCAGTCAGCACTGAATGGTGACGCTCATTTACTGAATGATGCAGAGCAAGGACAGATCAGAGAATTGATGAATGAGGTCAGCAAGCTGAAGAATGGCAAAGATCATCAGCTACTCCACGCTGCTATCAGCGCACTTGCTGATGGCACGGAAGAATTTGCCGCCCGCCGCATGGATCAAAGCGTGCGCAGTGCGTTGGCTGGAAAAAAACTGGATGAGATTGCCTGA
- the fdx gene encoding ISC system 2Fe-2S type ferredoxin, with product MPQIIVLPHPQLCPEGTVIDAPEGKSLCEALVESDVEIEHACEMSCACTTCHVVIREGFNSLNESTDDEEDLLDAAWGLEATSRLSCQVKLGKQDITIEIPKYTINHARENH from the coding sequence ATGCCCCAAATTATTGTCCTGCCCCACCCCCAGCTTTGCCCCGAAGGAACTGTGATTGATGCACCCGAAGGCAAATCTTTATGCGAGGCACTGGTTGAAAGCGATGTCGAAATCGAACATGCCTGTGAAATGTCTTGCGCCTGCACCACTTGTCACGTGGTCATACGCGAAGGTTTTAATTCCCTGAATGAGTCTACGGATGATGAAGAGGACTTGCTGGATGCCGCCTGGGGTCTGGAAGCAACTTCGCGCCTGTCCTGCCAGGTTAAACTGGGTAAACAGGATATCACCATAGAAATCCCAAAATACACCATCAACCACGCACGCGAAAATCATTAA
- the iscX gene encoding Fe-S cluster assembly protein IscX translates to MKWIDTFRIAEALCDKFPDVDPLTVRFTDLHNWIVDLEEFDDDHTRGGEKILEAIQMAWIDETK, encoded by the coding sequence ATGAAATGGATAGACACCTTCAGAATCGCCGAAGCACTTTGCGATAAATTTCCTGATGTTGATCCTCTCACGGTGCGCTTCACTGACTTGCATAACTGGATTGTCGATCTGGAAGAATTTGACGACGATCATACACGTGGTGGCGAGAAGATACTTGAAGCCATACAAATGGCCTGGATAGACGAAACCAAGTAA
- a CDS encoding sensor histidine kinase, which produces MQFRHLLSALRSRITLRLAIILAVVFGLTVPAAILIPYHLHTIETAAQLRNAEDHNRLVEILSVILSEPLWQITPEIANISSEVVYSDPRVATIEVITLPDRKEFIKNDTRKKTQRGPFTSMVREIKHGGQVIGQVRLTLAEDLLQESLASDFRRYVTTAVLSLILAILFILVVLQWRLVQPVRILMGESDRLANGELNDPIALNREDELGHLATSLEATRQALQRSFGELEIKNQQLLEYSGTLESKVRQRTQELETVNQNLEAALNNVNSAQAELARVERMAALGSMVAGVAHELNTPLGNCLLVASTLEEETRNLVRMVEEGKMKRSDLTRYATTAVDSTKLLLRGLQQSAHLVGDFKQVAVDQSSAQRRQFALLVMLQELTALLHSSLRKTPFTLELDIPGEIQLDSYPGLLGQVFTNLVNNAVAHGLEGREEGHMRCTATQQGDHVLIIFEDNGKGISAEIINRIFEPFFTTKFGQGGSGLGLSITFNIISNVLGGSIHASSIVGQGTRFEIKLPLVAPGEPESSNPLLSKR; this is translated from the coding sequence ATGCAGTTTAGACATCTTTTATCTGCACTACGCAGCCGGATCACGCTGAGACTAGCGATTATTCTGGCTGTTGTATTCGGATTAACCGTCCCTGCTGCCATCCTCATCCCCTATCACCTGCACACCATAGAAACTGCGGCCCAGCTCAGAAATGCTGAGGATCATAATCGCCTGGTCGAAATCCTCTCCGTCATACTGAGTGAACCCTTGTGGCAAATCACGCCCGAGATTGCCAATATCTCCAGCGAAGTGGTGTATTCCGACCCCAGGGTAGCAACCATAGAAGTGATCACCCTGCCCGACCGCAAGGAATTCATCAAGAACGATACCAGGAAAAAAACCCAGCGAGGGCCATTCACCAGCATGGTTAGAGAAATCAAGCATGGAGGTCAGGTCATAGGCCAGGTAAGACTTACCCTTGCAGAAGACTTGCTGCAAGAAAGCCTGGCATCTGATTTCCGGCGTTATGTCACTACAGCTGTGCTTTCATTGATACTGGCTATCCTGTTTATTCTTGTGGTATTGCAATGGCGCCTCGTACAGCCAGTCAGGATACTCATGGGCGAGTCTGACAGACTGGCAAATGGTGAACTTAATGACCCTATCGCCCTGAACCGCGAAGATGAACTGGGTCACTTGGCAACCAGTCTGGAAGCCACCCGCCAGGCTTTGCAAAGGTCATTTGGCGAACTGGAAATCAAGAATCAACAATTGCTTGAATACTCAGGCACACTGGAATCCAAAGTCCGTCAGCGTACACAAGAACTGGAAACCGTGAACCAGAACCTGGAAGCGGCCTTGAATAACGTCAACTCTGCTCAGGCAGAACTGGCAAGGGTAGAACGCATGGCGGCACTGGGCTCTATGGTCGCAGGCGTAGCGCATGAATTAAATACCCCACTTGGTAATTGCCTGCTGGTTGCCAGCACCCTGGAAGAAGAAACCCGCAACCTGGTCAGGATGGTCGAAGAAGGCAAGATGAAGCGCTCTGACCTGACACGTTATGCAACCACGGCAGTAGATTCCACCAAATTGCTATTACGCGGGCTGCAACAATCTGCCCATCTGGTGGGTGACTTCAAACAGGTGGCGGTTGATCAGTCAAGTGCCCAGCGCAGGCAATTTGCTCTATTGGTCATGTTGCAGGAGCTCACGGCCCTGCTGCATTCAAGCTTGCGCAAAACCCCGTTTACCCTGGAACTAGACATCCCTGGTGAAATCCAGCTTGACAGCTACCCTGGTTTGTTGGGACAGGTTTTCACCAACCTGGTCAATAATGCAGTCGCTCACGGTCTCGAAGGACGTGAAGAAGGTCACATGCGCTGCACAGCCACACAACAGGGCGACCATGTCCTCATTATTTTTGAAGACAATGGCAAAGGCATTTCGGCAGAAATTATTAACAGGATATTCGAACCCTTCTTTACCACCAAGTTTGGCCAGGGCGGCAGCGGCCTTGGGCTGAGCATCACTTTCAACATCATTTCCAATGTACTTGGCGGCAGTATTCATGCGAGCAGTATAGTCGGCCAGGGAACCCGTTTCGAAATCAAATTGCCACTCGTGGCACCAGGCGAACCAGAATCCAGCAATCCCCTGCTGAGCAAACGCTGA
- a CDS encoding thymidylate synthase has translation MHQYLDFMRHVKEHGTQKTDRTGTGTVSVFGYQMRFDLSKGFPLVTTKKLHLKSIVHELIWFLAGSTNIKYLTDNGVSIWNEWADANGDLGPVYGSQWRNWPTPSGEHIDQIKQVIEQIRNNPDSRRLIVSAWNVADVPQMKLPPCHMMFQFYVADGKLSCQLYQRSADIFLGVPFNIASYALLTHMVAQQTALEVGDFIWTGGDCHLYSNHMDQVNEQLSRSTLPLGQLIIKRKPESIFDYQFDDFEFANYQFHPAIKAPVAV, from the coding sequence ATGCATCAATACCTTGACTTCATGCGCCATGTGAAAGAACACGGCACCCAAAAAACTGACAGAACCGGCACAGGTACAGTGTCAGTGTTTGGCTACCAGATGCGCTTTGACCTGAGCAAGGGCTTTCCATTGGTGACCACCAAAAAGCTGCACCTCAAATCCATCGTGCATGAACTGATCTGGTTCCTGGCAGGCTCGACCAATATCAAATACCTCACGGATAATGGTGTCTCTATCTGGAATGAATGGGCGGATGCCAATGGTGATCTTGGCCCGGTTTATGGTTCGCAATGGCGCAACTGGCCTACACCTTCCGGCGAACACATAGACCAGATCAAACAAGTGATCGAGCAGATACGCAATAACCCTGACTCACGCCGCCTCATCGTCTCTGCCTGGAATGTTGCTGATGTCCCGCAGATGAAGCTGCCACCCTGCCATATGATGTTCCAGTTTTACGTCGCTGACGGCAAATTGTCCTGCCAGTTGTATCAGCGCAGCGCAGATATATTTTTGGGTGTGCCTTTCAATATCGCGTCCTATGCCTTGTTGACCCATATGGTGGCGCAACAAACCGCTCTGGAAGTTGGTGATTTTATCTGGACGGGTGGTGACTGCCACTTGTATTCCAATCACATGGACCAAGTTAACGAACAATTATCACGTAGCACTTTGCCACTGGGTCAATTGATCATCAAGCGCAAACCTGAATCCATCTTTGATTATCAGTTTGATGATTTTGAGTTTGCAAATTATCAATTCCACCCCGCAATCAAAGCACCTGTTGCTGTTTAA
- a CDS encoding dihydrofolate reductase has protein sequence MSSLSIIVATDSKLGIGIDNKLPWHLPEDLAHFKRTTTGHAIIMGRKTFESIGRPLPNRRNIVVTRNHEWQHAGVEVVASLDAARALLDQELAFIIGGAEIYSQSMELANELVVTEIQQEFACDAFFPVINPLIWKETGREKHFSKEKNLHFAFVTYKKI, from the coding sequence ATGTCATCTTTAAGTATTATTGTTGCAACCGACTCCAAGCTGGGCATAGGGATAGATAATAAGCTGCCCTGGCATTTGCCTGAAGATCTTGCCCACTTTAAGCGGACCACCACTGGACACGCCATCATCATGGGCAGGAAAACCTTTGAATCCATAGGTCGCCCCTTACCGAACAGGCGCAATATTGTCGTCACACGGAATCATGAGTGGCAACATGCGGGAGTGGAAGTAGTGGCTTCACTAGATGCAGCGCGGGCTTTGCTGGACCAGGAATTGGCTTTCATCATAGGCGGAGCCGAGATTTACAGCCAAAGCATGGAATTGGCCAATGAACTGGTCGTGACCGAGATACAACAGGAGTTTGCATGTGATGCTTTTTTCCCAGTGATCAATCCGCTAATATGGAAAGAGACGGGAAGAGAAAAACATTTCTCCAAAGAAAAAAATTTACATTTTGCATTTGTCACTTACAAAAAGATTTAG
- a CDS encoding DUF4337 domain-containing protein: MSGHGFHVHGPHDHELEHAAHGNDDFASKIAVMTAIMATVGALFGYEGGATQNDAAMFKNDSAIKKTEASNQWNYYQSKSSKQNLAELAMVIPGADVAKYKAEVERYKVEKEDIKKKAEALEKESQDWEEKSKEALHQHHRWAQAMTAVQIAISLAAITLLTKKKWLQYASYGVAGVGVVLAGLAALHI; this comes from the coding sequence ATGTCAGGACACGGGTTTCACGTACACGGACCGCATGATCATGAGTTGGAACATGCAGCCCACGGCAATGATGATTTTGCCAGCAAAATTGCAGTAATGACTGCGATCATGGCAACTGTCGGAGCCTTGTTTGGTTATGAAGGCGGCGCAACACAAAATGATGCAGCCATGTTCAAGAATGATTCGGCCATTAAAAAGACCGAAGCATCGAACCAATGGAATTATTATCAGTCGAAGTCAAGCAAGCAAAACCTCGCGGAATTGGCAATGGTGATACCAGGTGCTGATGTTGCAAAGTACAAAGCAGAAGTTGAGCGCTATAAAGTAGAAAAAGAAGATATCAAGAAAAAAGCGGAAGCACTGGAAAAAGAAAGTCAGGACTGGGAAGAAAAATCCAAAGAAGCCTTGCATCAGCATCATCGCTGGGCGCAGGCCATGACTGCCGTGCAAATTGCCATTTCCCTGGCAGCAATCACCTTGCTGACCAAGAAAAAATGGCTGCAGTATGCTTCTTATGGTGTAGCTGGAGTTGGCGTAGTACTGGCGGGACTTGCTGCCCTCCACATATAA
- a CDS encoding MipA/OmpV family protein has protein sequence MKKILGITLLAMACSAGAQTSQFVQLVPTSYLPKDVNFSLGAVALSMPKYTGSDERRLAAYPMFDAQWKNGAFFSAVNGLGYNFSKNASLQYGVRMSLEAARDESRSSKLRGLGDVNMAVEPGAFLNYNIDQNFSLASSVRYGSGLDHNGVQVSFGVRATTLLSPQHRLSASIGANWVNSAYMQSYFGVTAAQSASSGYAQYTPSSGISDIKLGASWHWNIDNNWSLTTGASVSRLNGDAGRSPFVFQKNPVTIFSAASYRF, from the coding sequence ATGAAAAAAATACTCGGTATCACATTATTGGCGATGGCCTGTTCCGCAGGAGCGCAGACCTCGCAATTTGTGCAACTGGTTCCCACTAGCTACCTGCCCAAGGACGTGAACTTTTCTCTGGGTGCTGTTGCACTCAGCATGCCTAAATACACAGGCTCTGATGAGCGCCGTCTGGCAGCTTATCCCATGTTTGATGCGCAATGGAAAAATGGTGCCTTCTTTAGCGCCGTTAATGGTCTTGGCTATAATTTCTCAAAGAACGCCAGTCTGCAGTACGGCGTGCGTATGTCGCTGGAAGCCGCACGTGATGAGTCGCGCTCCAGCAAATTGCGCGGCTTGGGTGACGTCAACATGGCAGTTGAACCCGGCGCTTTCCTCAACTACAACATAGACCAGAATTTTTCTCTGGCATCGTCTGTACGCTATGGATCAGGTCTGGATCATAACGGTGTACAAGTCAGCTTTGGCGTACGTGCGACCACTTTACTGAGCCCACAACACAGGCTTTCTGCCAGCATAGGTGCAAACTGGGTTAATTCTGCTTACATGCAGTCATACTTCGGTGTAACTGCCGCACAATCTGCCTCTAGTGGCTACGCACAGTACACACCTTCTTCCGGCATCTCAGATATCAAGCTTGGTGCCAGCTGGCATTGGAATATTGACAATAACTGGTCTTTAACAACCGGTGCCTCAGTTAGTCGCTTGAATGGCGATGCTGGCAGGAGCCCGTTTGTATTCCAGAAAAACCCTGTCACCATCTTCTCTGCAGCAAGCTATCGCTTCTGA
- a CDS encoding arginine/lysine/ornithine decarboxylase produces MKFRFPIVIIDEDFRSENTSGLGIRALADAIETEGMEVLGVTSYGDLSQFAQQQSRASAFILSIDDEEFGDGTDEETDYALKSLRAFVEEIRYKNADIPIYLYGETRTSRHIPNDILRELHGFIHMFEDTPEFVARHIIREARSYLDGLAPPFFRALVHYANDGSYSWHCPGHSGGVAFLKSPIGQMFHQFFGENMLRADVCNAVEELGQLLDHTGPVAASERNAARIFNADHCYFVTNGTSTSNKMVWHSTVAPGDIVVVDRNCHKSILHSIIMCGAIPVFLMPTRNHLGIIGPIPLEEFSMESIQKKIEANPFAREAKNKKPRILTITQSTYDGVLYNVEVLKDLLDGEIDTLHFDEAWLPHATFHDFYKDMHAIGKDRPRAKKSMIFSTQSTHKLLAGISQASQILVRESESRKLDRDSFNEAYLMHTSTSPQYSIIASCDIAAAMMEAPGGTALVEESILEALDFRRAMRKVDQEWGKDWWFQVWGPEEFAADGIGSRDDWMIRAEDDWHGFGKLAPGFNMLDPIKATIVTPGLSLEGKFGETGIPASIVTKYLAEHGVIVEKCGLYSFFIMFTIGITKGRWNTLLTALQQFKDDYDKNQPMWRILPEFAAANPRYEGVGLKDLCQGIHEAYKGHDVARLTTEMYLSDMQPAMKPSDAFAMMAHRETERVSIDELEGRVTAILLTPYPPGIPLLIPGERFNQTIVDYLRFVRDFNEKFPGFETDCHGLVKAEVDGKRGYFVDCVKSTAENGK; encoded by the coding sequence ATGAAATTCCGCTTCCCCATCGTCATCATCGACGAAGACTTCCGTTCTGAAAACACCTCCGGTCTTGGCATACGCGCACTTGCTGACGCGATAGAAACCGAAGGCATGGAAGTACTGGGTGTAACCAGCTATGGTGACCTGTCCCAGTTCGCCCAGCAACAATCGCGCGCGTCCGCCTTCATCCTGTCGATTGACGATGAAGAATTTGGTGACGGCACCGATGAAGAGACTGATTACGCGTTGAAGTCCTTGCGTGCCTTCGTTGAAGAGATTCGCTACAAGAATGCAGACATCCCGATTTACCTGTACGGTGAAACCCGCACTTCACGCCACATCCCAAATGACATCCTGCGCGAATTGCATGGTTTCATTCACATGTTTGAAGACACGCCAGAATTCGTGGCACGTCATATCATCCGTGAAGCCCGCTCTTACCTGGATGGCCTGGCACCACCGTTTTTCCGCGCCCTGGTACATTACGCCAATGATGGTTCCTACTCCTGGCATTGCCCTGGCCACTCAGGTGGCGTGGCCTTCCTGAAGTCGCCTATCGGCCAGATGTTCCACCAGTTCTTTGGTGAAAACATGCTGCGGGCCGACGTGTGTAATGCGGTAGAAGAACTGGGACAGTTGCTCGATCATACCGGTCCGGTTGCTGCGTCTGAACGCAATGCTGCGCGCATTTTCAATGCGGATCATTGCTACTTCGTGACCAATGGCACCTCGACCTCCAACAAGATGGTCTGGCATTCCACTGTTGCACCTGGCGATATCGTCGTGGTAGATCGTAACTGCCATAAATCCATCCTGCATTCCATCATCATGTGTGGTGCGATACCGGTTTTCCTGATGCCGACACGGAATCACCTTGGCATTATCGGCCCTATCCCGCTGGAAGAATTCAGCATGGAAAGCATACAGAAGAAGATAGAAGCCAATCCTTTTGCACGCGAAGCCAAGAACAAGAAACCACGTATCCTGACTATCACGCAATCGACTTACGACGGCGTGTTGTACAACGTCGAAGTATTGAAGGATTTGCTGGATGGCGAAATCGACACCCTGCACTTTGACGAAGCCTGGTTGCCGCACGCGACCTTCCATGACTTTTATAAAGACATGCATGCCATCGGCAAGGACAGGCCACGTGCCAAGAAGTCAATGATTTTCTCGACCCAATCTACGCACAAACTGCTGGCGGGTATTTCACAGGCGTCGCAAATCCTGGTGCGTGAATCGGAGTCGCGCAAACTCGATCGTGACAGCTTCAATGAAGCTTACCTGATGCATACTTCGACTTCGCCTCAATATTCGATCATCGCCTCTTGCGATATCGCAGCAGCGATGATGGAAGCGCCAGGCGGTACGGCATTGGTAGAAGAATCCATACTCGAAGCACTGGACTTCCGCCGCGCCATGCGCAAGGTTGATCAGGAATGGGGCAAGGACTGGTGGTTCCAGGTCTGGGGACCGGAAGAATTTGCAGCAGATGGCATAGGTTCGCGCGATGACTGGATGATACGTGCGGAAGATGACTGGCATGGCTTTGGCAAACTGGCGCCTGGCTTCAACATGCTGGACCCGATCAAGGCCACTATTGTGACACCAGGATTATCACTGGAAGGTAAATTTGGCGAAACGGGCATTCCCGCGTCTATCGTCACCAAGTACCTGGCAGAGCATGGTGTTATTGTTGAAAAATGTGGCCTGTATTCCTTCTTCATCATGTTCACCATCGGCATTACCAAGGGCCGCTGGAATACTTTGCTGACCGCCTTGCAACAGTTTAAGGATGACTACGACAAGAATCAACCTATGTGGCGCATCCTGCCAGAGTTTGCAGCAGCCAACCCCCGCTATGAAGGCGTAGGGTTGAAAGACCTGTGCCAGGGTATACATGAAGCCTACAAAGGTCATGATGTGGCACGCCTGACGACAGAAATGTATTTGTCCGACATGCAACCGGCGATGAAACCATCTGATGCCTTTGCCATGATGGCGCACCGTGAAACTGAGCGGGTATCGATCGATGAACTCGAAGGCCGCGTCACGGCCATCCTGTTGACCCCTTATCCCCCAGGCATCCCGCTGCTTATTCCTGGCGAGCGCTTCAACCAGACTATCGTTGATTACTTGCGCTTCGTACGTGATTTCAATGAAAAATTCCCAGGCTTCGAAACCGATTGCCATGGTCTGGTCAAAGCAGAAGTCGATGGCAAGCGTGGCTATTTTGTTGATTGCGTCAAATCCACGGCAGAAAACGGCAAATAA